A stretch of Mesoplodon densirostris isolate mMesDen1 chromosome 9, mMesDen1 primary haplotype, whole genome shotgun sequence DNA encodes these proteins:
- the LOC132496360 gene encoding zinc finger protein LOC728743 homolog, whose product MTELASSGDRSPAGDGEEGLGDDRGLVIHHPAEEQPHRCPLCGQTFSQQPSLVRHQKAHAGVGRAAAFVCPECGKAFSVKHNLEVHQRTHTGERPFPCPECGRCFSLKQNLLTHQRIHSGEKPHQCAQCGRCFREPRFLLNHQRTHARMPAPHPRRPGVFGERRPYFCARCGKSFAREGSLKTHQRSHGHGPEGQAAHLGRVL is encoded by the coding sequence ATGACCGAACTGGCGTCCTCCGGGGACAGGTCCCCTGCGGGGGACGGGGAGGAGGGCCTGGGGGACGATCGAGGCCTGGTCATCCACCACCCTGCGGAGGAGCAGCCGCACCGCTGCCCACTGTGCGGCCAGACCTTCTCGCAGCAGCCCAGCCTGGTGCGGCACCAGAAGGCGCATGCCGGAGTGGGCCGCGCGGCCGCCTTCGTGTGCCCCGAGTGCGGCAAGGCCTTCAGCGTCAAGCACAACCTCGAGGTGCATCAGCGCACCCACACGGGCGAGCGGCCCTTCCCCTGCCCCGAGTGCGGGCGCTGCTTCAGCCTCAAGCAGAACCTGCTCACGCACCAGCGTATCCACAGCGGCGAGAAGCCGCACCAGTGCGCTCAGTGCGGCCGCTGCTTCCGCGAGCCGCGCTTCCTGCTCAACCACCAGCGCACCCACGCGCGCATGCCCGCGCCGCACCCGCGCCGCCCCGGCGTCTTCGGGGAGCGGAGGCCCTACTTCTGCGCCCGCTGCGGCAAGAGCTTTGCGCGCGAAGGCTCGCTCAAGACCCACCAGCGCAGCCACGGCCACGGCCCCGAGGGCCAGGCGGCCCATTTAGGCCGCGTGCTCTGA